The following DNA comes from Streptomyces pristinaespiralis.
CGTACCTGCTCCTCGGTCATCGCCGGCGGGCGGCCGAGCCGGGCGCCGCGGGCGCGGGCGGCATCCAGGCCCTCGTTGGTGCCCTGGACGATGAGTTCGCGGATGAACTCCGCAAGGGCCGCGAAGACGTGGAAGACCAGGCGCCCGCCGGGCGTGGTCGTGTCGAGCGCCTCGTGCAGCGAGGTGAACCCGATGCCGCGCTTGCGCAGGCCGGACACGATGGCGATGAGGTCCTGGATGGAGCGGCCGAGTCGGTCCAGTGACGGGACGACGAGTGTGTCGCCCTCGCGCAGGAAGTCGAGGGCCTTCCGCAGTTCCTCGCGTTCGGCGTTCTTGCCGGACTTCTTGTCGGCGAAGATCCGGATGCATCCCGCATCGGTGAGTGCGTGGATCTGTCGGTCGAGCAACTGCCCCTTGGTGGACACGCGTGCGTATCCCACGAGGTCGCCGGTCCGTGCGGCCGGAACGGGGGCTAGGAGATCGGCGGTGTCGTCATCTTGGGGTGGCTGCACCCGCCAGATCGTACAGAAAACGGTGCTCCTCAAGTTCTTGAGCACATCGATTTTCTGACACCGTTTTATGGGCATGATCCGGCGTCGATCCAGCCGCGCACTGCCGCTTACCGATCTCGCTCATCAATCGGTCGATTGCTGGGCAAGATCATCACCGCATGAGATCTCGGCAGCGGCTACAGCAGACCAACCAGGTTGGCGAACCATCGTGCAGGCCCCGGCGAGCCTGTGAGCCACGGCACCGTGAACCCGGCGAGGAAGCCGATTGGTCCTCCGATCAAGGTCAGCGCGAACGCAGCGTAGAAACCCAGCGCCGAGCTACCAGCATCTATGTCCGTCAGTTCCAAGGACAAGATCGTAAGGATGACCCCGAGGGGCACCATCAGCCCGAGCCCCACAACCAGGAACACTACAAGTTTCCAGATGGCCGGTCCGGGGTCGGCCTGTACTCCCGCCGTGAACGATGCCGGGACAAGCCAGGTCATTAACGGCATCAGAAGGGCGTACGCAATTCCGAGCAGTGATTTCCAGAGACTCCCCCGCGGCCCCGACTTCGGGGGAGTCCCGTGATAGTGGACCTCGTTGGCATGACCAAACGCCAGACTTCCGTTCGAGGCGATGATGCTGCGTAGCACAGAGGTACTGGTGGGCTGTGATTGTGGCGGGCTTGGGGTGGCCGGTCCGTTTAGCCCTGGGACGGATCCGGCACCTGAGGGCGGCCGATGCTGGCCCCTCCAGAGATCGTGCCAGCAGCAATCGAATTGTCTGTGGCGTTGATGTTGATGATGTCCCTGCCAGCGGCGAGGCCGCCAGTCTCAGCGGACGTTCCGCCTGCGGCTTGGACGTGTTCAGCGAGTAGAGCACGCAATTCTTCGGCTGCCGTCTCCCGCTGGCTGTCGTCCAAGCTTTCCAGCAACGCAGTGAACCAGGTCTCCCAGGATGCTTCCTGGCGGATCCGTGCGCGCTCTGCCTGCTCCGCGTCGGCGGTCTCCAGCGCCGCTGCGGTCTGGTCAAGGCGCTCCAGTTCGGCGCTCTCACGCTGAGGGTTTCCTCGACCGAACCAACGAGCCACCTGCTGGCGGAAACCCATCCATGCATCTGTGCTTGCGGCCTGCACCACCGCAGTGCCCCCCGCCGCAGCAAGCGCGGTCATCGCCTCCGACAGCATCCTCGCCCATCCTCCTGAGAGATCAGATTTGCCCTGGGGCGCGGCGACAACCGGCGCCTTCGACACATCACTCCATCAGATACGCGTCGCCGTTGTCCCTGGTTCCGTCAAGAGGACTCCCTCTGTCGGCGTACGGGGGCCGGGCACGACGACCTCAGTGAGGTTGAGGCGCGCATCCATATCGAGGTTCACCTCGCCGTAGGGCCGGACCTGGGACCAGAACAGCGGGTCAGGCCGCGCCGGTCGGCGGGCGTGAGCAGGTCCGCCCACTCCGGTTCACCGAGGATGTCCGGGAGCATCAGGGTGTTCACGTAGACCAGGGCCGATTGCAGGATGCGCAGGCACAGCACGAACATCTCCTGCTCGTCGCGCCGGTTCGAGGCGATCTCCCCGCCCTTGCCGTAGGCGATCACGGAGTTCGCGCCGTTGGAGGACTCCATGACGTTCAGGCCCTCCTCGATCTCCCGCTGAAGGTCCCGGAGCCGCAGGTAGCGGGCCACGAAGATGGTCTTCTGGGCGCGGCCGACCTCCAACATCGCCGCGTAGGTGGGGTGGGAGGCGTTGCGGGTGAAGCGGCGCAGAATCGCCTCGGTGGACGCGGTCCGAGTCCGGATCGCGGTCGCATACTTGATCATCTGGTCGTACTGCTGGGCGATGAGCTCCCAGCGGATCGGCCGGGTCAGCGCCGGGGTGAGCTGCGGGTAGGCGCCCGGTTCGCCGGCCACCGGCCGGTACAGCTTCACCTTGTTGATCCGCTTGATACGCGGCAGCAGGTCGAAGCTCAGCAGCCTCGTGACGCCGAAACCGATTTCCGACTGGCCATGGCTCTCCGTGTAATTGGCCTCGACATCCATCGTGGTGCCGTGCCGCATCGCGCCCTCGATCATCGCGGCGACCTCGGAGGCGGTGCAGTTGATCAGCTGGGAGTGGATCGCCAGGGACTTCTTCTCCACGTGCCAGTAGATGAGCACCCCGCGCCCGCCGTAGCGCGAGTGCCACTCGGTGAACAGGTTCTGGTCGTAGGCGCGCACGTGCGTGGAGTCGGAGGCGACCGCGGTCGAGCCCTGGCCCCACAGCTCGGCGCTGCGGGCGGCGAAGGTGGCGTTCGCGATCTGCACGGCGATGGCGCGGGCCGACTCCGCCGACAGATACCGGCGCCGCACGTACCGCAGCTCGTCCTCGGTGTGCCCGTGGCCGCCAGACGCCACGGCCTTGATCCCGGTGTTCGTGCCGTACGCGTAGATCACCAGCAGCAGTCGTTCGGCCAGCACCTCCGGCGAGAGGCTGCCGCCGCCGGAGACGGAGGTGACCGCGTCCAGGCAGCCGGTCCGCAGCACCGCTTCCTTCAGCATGTCGACGAGCGGCACGATGCCCCACCGCCTCTGCACCTCGCCCTTGACCCTGCGCAGGTTGCGCGGCTCTGGCTGGGCCTCGGCCGCCGCGAGCCGGATCGCTCCGGACTTCCGCTCGGCGATGTCCAGCCAGGACAGCTTGGGCATCTGATCGTTGAGCAGGGTCAGTTCGGCCGTCATCTGCTCGCGCAGCTCGTCGACGAACACCGCGGCGTCCAGAGGCTTGCGCAGCTCCCGGTAGTTCTCCGCCCGCCGGGCCTCGAAACCCTGTGGCAGGTCCTCATCCGGGTTGCGCCATTTGTCGGCGCCGACCACCCAGATCTCCTTGCACTTGAGCTGGTCGCGCAGGGCCTGGAAGGCGACGACCTCGTAGACCATGCGCACCACCCGGTGCCGGCCCCGCTTGTCGGCGCGGTGCACCACCTCCGCCCAGCCCCCGCCCATCGCCTTGTGCACCGGCACCGTCTCACCCAGCGGGTAGTACGTCGTGTTCCCCGCGCTCGCGTACCGCGCCACCAGTGACAGGGCCTCGATCACGGGCCGGTGGGCGTGGTTGGAGGAGCGGAACTCCAGCACGCCCAGCAGCTTGATCAGCCCGCGCCGGTAGTGGTTGGTGTACGACGCCTTCAACGTGGTCTGCACCGTCCGCCGGTAGACCGGCCCGCGGGTCTTGAACTCGTGCACCAGCTCCCGCAGCGTCGTCTCGCCCCCGGACACCGCCGGGAAGACGACCTGGCGGACCGTTCCCTCCGGGGTGCCGAGCGATGCCTCGGCGAGCTTGAAGAGGATGTTCTCCTTGCCCGACACCTTCTTGAACGCGTTGATGAGTTGCTCGGTGACCTTCCTCTCCGCCCGCGCACCGATCCGGTGCACGGTAGAGATCAGCAGCTCCACCAAGGTGTCGGTGATCTCCCGCTCCCGCTCGTGCAGCAGCGCGGCCAGCAAGGTCACCCGTAGTGGGACCGGGTGGGTCCGAAGGTGGGAAGGCGACTCCACCGCAGCCCGCGCCCGCTAGCCGGACACGATCTTCGGCGCGACGTCGATGAACAGATCCCGTGGCAGACCGATCGCCCGCACCGCCAGCAGCTTGTCGATCTCGGTGAGCATCGTCTCCAGGCTCACATTGCCCGGAGCCTCCTTGACCTTCGCCAGCACCGGCGGCGCGTCCTCCGCGCCGCCGCCCGCGGTTCCGTCGTCGTCCTGGTCGTCGGTGCCACCCGCCACCAGGGCCACGATCCGCTCCACGCTCTCCGCGGTCAGCCGCGAGGAAATCAGAACAGTCAGCGACTCCTCAGCCGTCCGCAGAGCAGCCGCCACGATGCGGTCGCACCGGCCCGTCGTGGGCGGCTCGATGCTCTCTGTGCGGCAACGCGCCAGCAGTTCCACCCGGACCTGCTCGGGCCTGCGTTCCTTGTGCGCGACGTGCTCGGCCAGATACTCCGTCAGCTTCTCCGCATCCGCGACGCTGCACTCACGGAAGCCCAGGTGCTCCCGGATCTGTGCACGGTGGTACTCGACCGTGCGGCCCGTCCAGTCGTAGGACTCCAGCTCCGAGGCGGGAACCTGCACCTGCCGGGCGACGAACTCCACAGCCTCACCAGGCAGCTCTGCCCGGTTCCGGGGAAACCGGCCGTACTGCGTATAAAACTTCAGCAGCACGGCGAAGCCCAGTCGCGTCGCACCGCGCTTGCCGGACACGAGCGCCTGCTCGTCCTTCAGCAGCGTCCAGTGCTCGACGAGGTCATCCAGGTCCAACGGAGTACGGGCCACGATCGCCGATCGTCCTCGCAGAGCTTCACTCACCGCAGCCGTACGGCCCGGGACTCACCCACATGGGTGACACCGTTGCAAGATCACCGCCGTTTGCGGCTGGTGACAGCGTTCTTACCGGCACCCCTACTCGTGCCCCATCGGGTGCGCCTCGTCGGTCGCGTCCAGGCCCCGCCAGGGCCACAGGTCGGATCCGCACACACAGGTGACCGCCGTGCGGATGATCGCATCCGTCGGCTTCAGGATCATCGGGTCGTCCAGGGTCTCGAAGCGCACATCGCCGGGGGCGTGGATCACTGCTCCGCGCATGGGGAAGTCCTCACGTTCTGGGAAAGAGGTCCGGGGCGGCCCGCGGGCCGCCGCGACCGTGTGCAGGTACGGGCCGGGGGACGCGTCAGGGCCCCGTTGTCCTACGCGCGCTGCCCGGCCGGGTCTCCCCCGCGTGGCGGCTGCGCCGCCCCGGGAGGGCCCGCACTCCAGGTAACCGGCCGTCCGTGCGGTCAGCGAGTCACCAGCGAAAGGTGTACCGCCAGTACATCCCTCCCACGGCGGGCAGGCCGTACGGTCGAAGACATGGACAACCGTGAGGAGGTCCGCGAGTTCCTCACCTCGCGGCGGGCGAAGGTCACCCCGGAGCAGGTCGACCTGCCGGCCGGTTCCCGGCGGCGTGTGCCCGGGCTGCGCAGGAGCGAGGTCGCGGCGCTGGCCGACATGAGCGTCGAGTACTACGCGAAGCTGGAGCGCGGCAACCTGGCCGGCGCCTCCCCCGCCGTCCTCGAGGCCGTCGCCCGCGCCCTGCGACTGGACGACGCCGAACGCGCCCACCTCCTGAACCTCGCCCGGGCCGCCGACGGCTCCGACGCCGTCACCCGCCCCCGGCGACGCGCCGCAGCCCGGCAGTGGACCCCGCACCGCAGCCTGCAATGGACCCTCGACGCGATCACAGCGGGGCCGGCGGTCGTGTGCAACGGCCGGCCGGACATCCTGGCGGCCAACCGTTCCTATTCAGTGAGCAGGAGTGAGTCTTGGACCCATTCCTGGTCGCTGCGGGCGCCCCGAACGGTGTTGGATGCCCTGGTTGCCCGCGTTCGTTCCGCGTTCGGGGGCACGCATCGTGTGCGTGGTCCGGGGATGCGGGGGCGGGCTTCCTCACGCCCGAGGGTGCCCGGGCCGGCCTGGACGGTCCGATGCCCCGCACGATCGCTCTGGTCGTGCGGGGGCGGTGTCGTCCGTCGCCGGATCGGGTGCCCTTGGGCGCGTCTGCCGATCGCGATGCTCGCGGCATCGTGACGGCTGGTCCTACGGGTGGTGCTGGTGAGGGGCTTCTGCCAGTGCTGCGCTCCCCACTTCGACGTGTAGGCGGGGTCGACGGCGATGATCGTGATGCCGGTGGCGTCGGCCATGGAGGTCAGGCGGGCGCGGAGCCGTCCGGTGGGCATGCCGGAGATCAGCTGCCGGAACCTTCGCCTGCGGCCGTGCTTCTCCCTGGTCTTCTCGGCCTGGAAGTCGAGGTCCTCGACCGCGATCGCCTTCACGCCGCAGGAGTGGGCCCAGTGCAGGAGGCGGGTGAGGGCGTGCCGTACTTGGGCGTCGCGGTGGGGGGCGGTGCCGGTCAGGGTGTAGAAGAACCGGCGTGGATCGCCGCACGGGTTGCCGTGGGTGTCCAGGCGCCAGGCGGCGAGGTGGTCGGCGTTGGTGTCCACCCCGATCACCCCGTGGGCGAGGGCGGCCTCCAGCGGAACGGCCTGGGCGGCCGGGATCTGCCAGGAGGCGGTCACGTACCAGCGGTCGCGTCCGGTGTCGTGGTGGACGCGGTAGGCCACCGCCCGGTTCGCGACCACCCGGTCCGCCCACTCGGAGCCCCGGTGCGCGAAGGAGACCTTCGTGGCGAGTGCGTACCGGCCGTGCGCGGCGTTCGCCAGATGTGCCAGCGGTGCCGGGAGCTTGATGCTGACGTCGCCTTCGGGGGTGATGCGGATCGTCTCGTTGCCGAACCTCTTCCCCGACTCACCATCCGCCTGCAGGAACCAGCGCTCGGCCTCCCACCGCCGGCGCCACTGGGCTGCGGTCAGCCCCGCATCGGCAAGGTGATGCCGGGTACGGGCCAGCCGTCGGCCGCCGCGCACCACACGCACCCGGCCCGCGTCCCTCTCGGCCCGCACCCGCCCCAGACGGTCCTCCAGCACCCGCAGACGCCGGGCCTTGGCATGCCACTCCCGCCGCGAACGGTAACCACCCGGAGCACGCTTCGTGCCCTTCGCCCCGACCGGCAGCGACAACCGGTGAGCGATCGTCCTGATCCCGGCTTCGAGGCCCTGGATGTGGGCGGCCTGCCCGCGCCGGGCCAGTGCCCACTGATCGTGTGTGGCCTTCGTGATCGACCCCGCCCACCGCGACGACGACACCCCCGTCAACTCCCGCTTCCGGGCCGCCCACGACTCGGCGGAGTGCTCCAGACCCTCCACACACCGCGCCTTCAAGTCCCGCGAGGCCAGCGACCCGAGATGCGCACCCACCAGCCGCAACACCTCCTCATCCCCGGCCGTCAGGCCCTTGAGCCGGGTACGCACTGCCACACCCGAAGGTCCGGTGACCACGAACGGCGCCGCCACCTCCCGCAGACCACCCACAGTGCCCACCCCCTCCGCACCGGACCACACACACCCGCCACCACCCCCAACGACCACCACCCGCAAAGGTCACCCATTCGACACACGAACCCCCGTCCACCCCGCGAGACCTCACACACCACAGCCCACAACAACCCACCCCTACACGGCAGCACTCACTCATCGAAGTCAAACAGCAGCAGTTCACGACCCTCGTCGTCCGCGCCTTCTACGCCGACCTGCTCGCCAACGGGGACAACCAGCGGAACCTGGCCCGCTTCAACTTCCTCGACCCGGCCTCCCGCCGCTTCTACCCCGACTGGGAGCTGTTCCGCGACATGGCGGTGGCCATCCTGCGCCGCGAGGCCGGACGCGACCCCCATGACAAGGGCCTGCACGACCTCATCGGGGAGCTGTCCACCCGCAGCGAGGACTTCCGCACCCGCTGGGGCGCCCACAACGTCCGCCGACACGGGACCGGCACCAAGCGGTTCCGCCATTCCGCGGTCGGCGACCTCACCTTCGCCTACGAATCCCTGGACCTGGCCGCCGAACCGGGACTCAGCATGACCATCTACACCGCAGAACCCGGCTCCCCCTCGGAAGAGGGCCTGCGTCTTCTCGCCTCCCTGGCCGCCACCGAGAACGCGGACCAGGCGGTGCGGCGGTGAGCCGCGTTCTGGTGACCGGCTCCACGGAGGGCCTGGGCCGGGCCACCGCGGAGACACTGCTGGCCGCCGGACACCGGGTGGTGGTACACGCCCGCAACCCTCAGCGGGCAACCGCTCTGCGGCCGCTGCTCGACCGCGGCGCGGACGCCGTCACCGGCGACCTCACCGAGCGTGACGCCGTACGGCGGATCGCCGCCGAACTGAACGACGCCGGTCCGCTGGACGCGGTCGTCCACAACGCCGGCGTCTGGACGGGGCGGGCCGTCATGCCGGTCAACATCGTCGCCCCCTACCTGCTCACAGCCCTGCTGTCGGCACCGCGCCGACTGGTGTACCTGAGCAGCGGCTCCCACTTCGGCGGGCGCCCGGCGACGCGGGGAGTCGACTGGCTCGGCAGGAGCGCGGGCTCTTACGCGGACAGCAAGCTGTTCGTCACCACGCTCGCCGCGGCGGTGGCCCGCCTGCGTCCCGACGTACGGAGCAACGCGGTCGACCCGGGCTGGGTCCCCACCAGGATGGGCGGCCCGGGCGCACCGGACGACCTCGAACTCGGGCACCGGACACAGGAGTGGCTCGCCACGAGCGACGAACCCGAGGCCCTGACCACGGGCGGCTACTGGTACCACCGAAAGCTCATGCAGCCGCACCACGCCGTCCACGACGAGGCGTTCCAGGACGAGCTCCTCGGGGCACTGGCGGAGGAGACCGGCACGGCTCTGTGACGGGTTCTGCTGAGGCTCACGCCCCCGCTCCTCTGGGACGGCACCGCACGCCGCACTCCCCGCCCGGAACGGGACCGGACCACCGGCCCAGGGGTCCGAACACAAGGGGGGAAGGGCAGCCCTTGACTGAGCGGTAAAGGGTTCCGCTGGGGGCTGACGCCCCCGCACCCCGAGCGGCAGCTGTGCCAGCGCCCGGCTTCGGCCGGGCGAGCCCCGAGACCACCACGCCCCCGGACCGGACCAGGCCCAGCCCGGAAGCGCCCCGAGGGCGTCACGCCCCCGGACCCGGCCGGGCCGGCCCGCACCGCGCCCCGCAACGCCCCCGAACCGAACCGGACCGGACCGGACCGGACCGGACCGGGCCGGGCCGCCCTCGGACACGCCGTGCCCCCGCGGCGCCGCGGCCCCGTCAGGTCGGGGTCGAGGCCGTGTCGGCCGGTTCCAGCGGCAGGGTGGGCTCCTTCGGCGGCGTCGCCGCCGTCCGCAGGAAGCGGCGGCCGATCGGCTCCGTCCACCGCGCCGTGAGCGGCCCGATGATCACCAGGATCAGGACGTACGCCGTGGCCAGCGGCCCGATCCGGGGTTCGACGCCGACCGCGAGGCCGGCAATGACGATGGAGAACTCGCCGCGGGCGACCAGCGTGCCGCCGGCACGCAGACGCCCGCGCGGCCCGATGCCCGCGCGACGGGCCGCGTACCAGCCGGTTGCCACCTTCGTCAGCGCGGTGACGACGGCGAGGATCAGCGCGGGGACGAGGACCGGCGGAATGTCCGCCGGGTCGGTCGACAGCCCGAAGAAGACGAAGAAGACCGCGGCGAACAGGTCCCGCAGGGGCGCGAGAAGGTTGTGCGCGCCTTCGGCGACCTCGCCGGAGAGCGCGATGCCGACGAGGAAGGCGCCGACGGCGGCGGAGACCTGGAGTTCCTGCGCGATGCCGGCGACGAAGAGCGTCAGGCCGAGGACGACGAGCAGCAGCATCTCGGGGTTGTCGGAGGAGACGGCCCGGCTGATGAGCCGGCCGTGGCGCAGTGCGACGTAGAGGACGATGCTGACGGTGCCGAGCGAGATGAGCAGGGTGAGGCTGCCGCCGGCGAGGCTGAGTCCGGCGAGCAGGGCGGTGAGCAGCGGCAGGTAGACGGCCATCGCGAGGTCCTCGATGACGAGGACGCCGAGTATGACGGGCGTTTCACGGTTGCCGAGCCTGCCGAGATCGCCGAGGACCTTGGCTATGACGCCGGACGACGAGATCCAGGTGACGCCGGCGAGCGCGACGGCGGCCACCGGACCCCAGCCGAGGATCAGCGCCGCGACGGCGCCGGGGAGGGCGTTGAGGACGAAGTCGACGATGCCGGAGGGGTATTGCGTCTTGAGGTTGGTGACGAGTTCGGACGCGCTGTACTCGAGGCCGAGGAGCAGCAGCAGGAGGATGACGCCTATCTCGGCGCCCGTGGCGATGAATTCCTCGCTGGCGTTCATCGGCAGCAGCCCGCCGTGGCCGAAGGCGAGTCCGGCGAGCAGGTAGAGCGGGATGGGCGAGAACCCGATGCGTCCGGCGAGCCGGCCGAGCAGGCCCAGGGCGAGGATGATCGACCCGAGTTC
Coding sequences within:
- a CDS encoding recombinase family protein, giving the protein MQPPQDDDTADLLAPVPAARTGDLVGYARVSTKGQLLDRQIHALTDAGCIRIFADKKSGKNAEREELRKALDFLREGDTLVVPSLDRLGRSIQDLIAIVSGLRKRGIGFTSLHEALDTTTPGGRLVFHVFAALAEFIRELIVQGTNEGLDAARARGARLGRPPAMTEEQVRHARDLLARPGNTVTSIAKLLGVSRNTIYNYVPELKGGRLALAEATSTPELPQPTRSED
- a CDS encoding Tn3 family transposase; protein product: MTLLAALLHEREREITDTLVELLISTVHRIGARAERKVTEQLINAFKKVSGKENILFKLAEASLGTPEGTVRQVVFPAVSGGETTLRELVHEFKTRGPVYRRTVQTTLKASYTNHYRRGLIKLLGVLEFRSSNHAHRPVIEALSLVARYASAGNTTYYPLGETVPVHKAMGGGWAEVVHRADKRGRHRVVRMVYEVVAFQALRDQLKCKEIWVVGADKWRNPDEDLPQGFEARRAENYRELRKPLDAAVFVDELREQMTAELTLLNDQMPKLSWLDIAERKSGAIRLAAAEAQPEPRNLRRVKGEVQRRWGIVPLVDMLKEAVLRTGCLDAVTSVSGGGSLSPEVLAERLLLVIYAYGTNTGIKAVASGGHGHTEDELRYVRRRYLSAESARAIAVQIANATFAARSAELWGQGSTAVASDSTHVRAYDQNLFTEWHSRYGGRGVLIYWHVEKKSLAIHSQLINCTASEVAAMIEGAMRHGTTMDVEANYTESHGQSEIGFGVTRLLSFDLLPRIKRINKVKLYRPVAGEPGAYPQLTPALTRPIRWELIAQQYDQMIKYATAIRTRTASTEAILRRFTRNASHPTYAAMLEVGRAQKTIFVARYLRLRDLQREIEEGLNVMESSNGANSVIAYGKGGEIASNRRDEQEMFVLCLRILQSALVYVNTLMLPDILGEPEWADLLTPADRRGLTRCSGPRSGPTAR
- a CDS encoding DUF4158 domain-containing protein, with the protein product MARTPLDLDDLVEHWTLLKDEQALVSGKRGATRLGFAVLLKFYTQYGRFPRNRAELPGEAVEFVARQVQVPASELESYDWTGRTVEYHRAQIREHLGFRECSVADAEKLTEYLAEHVAHKERRPEQVRVELLARCRTESIEPPTTGRCDRIVAAALRTAEESLTVLISSRLTAESVERIVALVAGGTDDQDDDGTAGGGAEDAPPVLAKVKEAPGNVSLETMLTEIDKLLAVRAIGLPRDLFIDVAPKIVSG
- a CDS encoding IS200/IS605 family element transposase accessory protein TnpB, with the translated sequence MGGLREVAAPFVVTGPSGVAVRTRLKGLTAGDEEVLRLVGAHLGSLASRDLKARCVEGLEHSAESWAARKRELTGVSSSRWAGSITKATHDQWALARRGQAAHIQGLEAGIRTIAHRLSLPVGAKGTKRAPGGYRSRREWHAKARRLRVLEDRLGRVRAERDAGRVRVVRGGRRLARTRHHLADAGLTAAQWRRRWEAERWFLQADGESGKRFGNETIRITPEGDVSIKLPAPLAHLANAAHGRYALATKVSFAHRGSEWADRVVANRAVAYRVHHDTGRDRWYVTASWQIPAAQAVPLEAALAHGVIGVDTNADHLAAWRLDTHGNPCGDPRRFFYTLTGTAPHRDAQVRHALTRLLHWAHSCGVKAIAVEDLDFQAEKTREKHGRRRRFRQLISGMPTGRLRARLTSMADATGITIIAVDPAYTSKWGAQHWQKPLTSTTRRTSRHDAASIAIGRRAQGHPIRRRTTPPPHDQSDRAGHRTVQAGPGTLGREEARPRIPGPRTRCVPPNAERTRATRASNTVRGARSDQEWVQDSLLLTE
- a CDS encoding SDR family NAD(P)-dependent oxidoreductase → MSRVLVTGSTEGLGRATAETLLAAGHRVVVHARNPQRATALRPLLDRGADAVTGDLTERDAVRRIAAELNDAGPLDAVVHNAGVWTGRAVMPVNIVAPYLLTALLSAPRRLVYLSSGSHFGGRPATRGVDWLGRSAGSYADSKLFVTTLAAAVARLRPDVRSNAVDPGWVPTRMGGPGAPDDLELGHRTQEWLATSDEPEALTTGGYWYHRKLMQPHHAVHDEAFQDELLGALAEETGTAL
- a CDS encoding cation:proton antiporter, with the translated sequence MHDTTALLIELGSIILALGLLGRLAGRIGFSPIPLYLLAGLAFGHGGLLPMNASEEFIATGAEIGVILLLLLLGLEYSASELVTNLKTQYPSGIVDFVLNALPGAVAALILGWGPVAAVALAGVTWISSSGVIAKVLGDLGRLGNRETPVILGVLVIEDLAMAVYLPLLTALLAGLSLAGGSLTLLISLGTVSIVLYVALRHGRLISRAVSSDNPEMLLLVVLGLTLFVAGIAQELQVSAAVGAFLVGIALSGEVAEGAHNLLAPLRDLFAAVFFVFFGLSTDPADIPPVLVPALILAVVTALTKVATGWYAARRAGIGPRGRLRAGGTLVARGEFSIVIAGLAVGVEPRIGPLATAYVLILVIIGPLTARWTEPIGRRFLRTAATPPKEPTLPLEPADTASTPT